Proteins from a single region of Microbacterium sp. zg-Y818:
- a CDS encoding DEAD/DEAH box helicase — MPKSKKPAGGRPAKNFEPRYGAKTSFQDRKRRPGEASTGTAGSKSPSHRGYRAPEQTTDAAPKRRWSAQEKVGRDEARTIRAHAQGDDRGARRFDDRPRRDAADRPARSYDDRPARSFDRPQRDDRPARSFDDRPRRDAGDRPARSHDDRPARSYGDRPQRDDRPARSFSDRPARSYDDRPRRDAGDRPARPFGDRPQRDDRPARSFSDRPARSFDRPQRDDRPARSFGDRPARSYDDRPRRDAGDRPARSFSDRPARSYDDRPRRDAGDRPARSFSDRPARSFDDRPRRDSGDRPARSDWNAESKTKAQQDHVDVVHERLQAEAVQAVEVADVSFSSLGLGDNIVRVLKDLGAPSPFPIQAATIAPILEGKDVLARGRTGSGKTIAFGAPLVESLLRSQDGKRREFGRKPKALVLAPTRELALQIDRTIQPIARSVGIFTTQIYGGVPQARQVGALKKGVDIIIGTPGRIEDLIAQGKLDLSEVQIVVLDEADHMSELGFLEPMQRILRLVADGAQKLLFSATLDREVAALVDEFLVEPAVYEVAGEDQDSSTINHRVLVIDHRDKAEILSSLVDREGKTLVFARTRAYAEMLAEQFDDQGIPAVALHGDLNQAKRTRNLQRLTDGRVSVLVATDVAARGIHVDDIDLVIQADAPDEYKTYLHRSGRTGRAGRAGTVVTLIPRQRRRRMTEMLDRAEIEAPFDEVRVGDDLLEELSGRQLADVVA; from the coding sequence ATGCCCAAAAGCAAGAAGCCCGCAGGCGGCCGTCCGGCCAAGAACTTCGAGCCCCGCTACGGCGCGAAGACCAGCTTCCAGGACCGCAAGCGCCGTCCCGGTGAGGCATCGACCGGCACCGCCGGTTCCAAGAGCCCCAGCCACCGCGGCTACCGCGCCCCGGAGCAGACGACGGATGCCGCGCCCAAGCGCCGCTGGTCGGCGCAGGAGAAGGTCGGCCGCGACGAGGCCCGCACAATCCGCGCCCACGCTCAGGGCGATGACCGCGGCGCCCGCCGCTTCGACGACCGTCCCCGCCGTGACGCGGCCGACCGTCCCGCCCGCTCGTACGACGACCGTCCGGCGCGTTCGTTCGACCGCCCGCAGCGTGATGACCGCCCGGCTCGCTCGTTCGACGACCGTCCCCGCCGCGATGCCGGGGACCGTCCGGCCCGTTCCCACGACGACCGTCCGGCCCGCTCGTACGGTGACCGCCCGCAGCGTGATGACCGTCCGGCCCGTTCGTTCAGCGACCGCCCGGCTCGCTCGTACGACGACCGTCCCCGCCGTGACGCGGGTGACCGCCCGGCTCGTCCGTTCGGTGACCGCCCGCAGCGCGATGACCGTCCGGCCCGTTCGTTCAGCGACCGCCCGGCGCGTTCGTTCGACCGCCCGCAGCGTGATGACCGTCCGGCCCGTTCGTTCGGCGACCGCCCGGCTCGTTCGTACGACGACCGTCCCCGCCGCGACGCGGGTGACCGTCCGGCCCGTTCGTTCAGCGACCGCCCGGCTCGTTCGTACGACGACCGTCCCCGCCGCGACGCGGGTGACCGTCCCGCTCGTTCGTTCAGCGACCGCCCGGCGCGTTCGTTCGACGACCGTCCCCGCCGCGATTCGGGTGACCGTCCGGCACGCTCGGACTGGAACGCCGAGTCCAAGACGAAGGCCCAGCAGGACCACGTCGACGTCGTGCACGAGCGTCTGCAGGCCGAGGCCGTGCAGGCCGTCGAGGTCGCAGATGTGAGCTTCTCGAGCCTTGGCCTGGGCGACAACATCGTCCGCGTGCTCAAGGACCTCGGCGCGCCGAGCCCCTTCCCGATCCAGGCGGCCACGATCGCCCCGATCCTCGAGGGCAAGGACGTGCTGGCCCGCGGCCGCACCGGCTCCGGCAAGACCATCGCCTTCGGCGCGCCCCTCGTGGAGTCGCTGCTGCGTTCGCAGGACGGCAAGCGTCGTGAGTTCGGCCGCAAGCCGAAGGCGCTCGTCCTCGCTCCGACGCGCGAGCTCGCGCTGCAGATCGACCGCACCATCCAGCCGATCGCCCGCAGCGTCGGCATCTTCACCACCCAGATCTACGGCGGCGTGCCCCAGGCGCGTCAGGTCGGTGCGCTGAAGAAGGGCGTCGACATCATCATCGGCACCCCGGGTCGCATCGAAGACCTCATTGCACAGGGCAAGCTCGACCTCTCCGAGGTTCAGATCGTCGTGCTGGACGAGGCCGACCACATGTCGGAGCTCGGATTCCTCGAGCCCATGCAGCGGATCCTCCGCCTCGTCGCCGACGGCGCGCAGAAGCTGCTGTTCTCGGCCACGCTCGACCGCGAGGTTGCGGCACTGGTCGACGAGTTCCTCGTCGAGCCGGCCGTCTACGAGGTCGCCGGCGAGGACCAGGACTCCAGCACGATCAACCACCGCGTGCTCGTGATCGACCACCGCGACAAGGCCGAGATCCTGTCGTCGCTGGTGGACCGCGAAGGCAAGACGCTCGTCTTCGCCCGCACCCGCGCGTACGCCGAGATGCTCGCCGAGCAGTTCGACGACCAGGGCATCCCCGCGGTCGCCCTGCACGGTGACCTGAACCAGGCCAAGCGCACGCGCAACCTGCAGCGTCTCACCGACGGGCGCGTCAGTGTGCTCGTCGCGACGGACGTCGCTGCGCGCGGCATCCACGTCGACGACATCGACCTGGTGATCCAGGCCGACGCACCCGACGAGTACAAGACGTACCTGCACCGCTCCGGCCGTACCGGCCGCGCGGGTCGCGCGGGCACCGTCGTCACCCTCATCCCGCGTCAGCGCCGTCGGCGCATGACCGAGATGCTGGACCGCGCCGAGATCGAGGCTCCCTTCGACGAGGTGCGCGTGGGCGACGACCTGCTCGAAGAGCTGTCGGGCCGCCAGCTGGCGGACGTCGTCGCGTAA